In Candidatus Nanoarchaeia archaeon, a genomic segment contains:
- a CDS encoding endonuclease III domain-containing protein: protein MNKARSIYKMLLKKYGYQGWWPLLELEEKDPNSRGYHPGDYGYPKNDAQRFEICCGAILTQNTAWKNVEAALRNLRDAKALQAEQLLRVRLPQLRVLIRPAGYFNQKSAYLRTFAAFFRKLDERIPGRDELLGLKGIGPETADSMLLYAFKQPKFVVDAYTKRMCSQLGLIESSKYDDVKGFFERQLPREVPLYQEYHALIVEYAKRNYTKKITCPIDESL from the coding sequence ATGAATAAAGCACGATCAATCTACAAAATGCTTCTGAAGAAGTATGGATATCAGGGCTGGTGGCCTCTGCTGGAGCTGGAAGAGAAGGATCCAAACTCCAGAGGATACCATCCCGGAGACTATGGGTATCCAAAGAATGACGCCCAGAGATTTGAAATCTGCTGCGGGGCAATCCTGACCCAGAACACTGCCTGGAAGAACGTTGAAGCTGCATTAAGGAATCTGAGGGATGCAAAAGCCCTCCAAGCTGAGCAGTTGCTGAGAGTACGATTGCCTCAGTTGAGAGTATTGATACGGCCGGCAGGCTACTTTAACCAGAAATCTGCGTATCTGCGGACATTTGCGGCATTTTTCAGAAAGCTGGATGAGAGGATTCCGGGAAGAGATGAACTGCTTGGGCTGAAAGGCATCGGGCCGGAGACTGCCGACAGCATGCTACTGTATGCGTTTAAGCAGCCGAAGTTTGTGGTGGACGCGTATACGAAAAGGATGTGCTCTCAGCTTGGATTGATTGAGAGTTCAAAATATGATGACGTGAAGGGGTTTTTTGAGAGGCAATTGCCGAGAGAAGTTCCATTATACCAGGAATATCACGCACTCATTGTGGAGTATGCGAAGAGAAATTATACAAAGAAGATTACGTGCCCGATTGATGAGTCTTTATAA